tgatgtcaccaagttatttaattatcgattaataattacttacctaaaactttatttgaaaattatagtttttgttaggaaaacccgcattttccgaggaaaattttagtcagagcaaatcgtgaaaaacatatctctatgcagaatttaatttcggtgaatttttatttgggtgtttttgtcgtaaagttaaaatcttcggagttatagagcaataattgaaaaaaatacgatttgtcggcgccattttgtttataaaaaaagtagcacactatctgcggactttgcatacctatattattaatatataggatcttataattcgattccagcaataaaattgctggtaaataacttttccatgaattttgctaattagcccagagtataataatatattcttttcacctTATTTGCACTACATAACTTAGCGACTAATACCTAAGActaagatgtagcgactaataccatactgtcgatgTGCGCAtccgccagggaatgtaaaaattcactcTTAGTCCATTcgttcacggtttttgctccaaattttaaagaaccgctgggattgacatgaaatttggcatacgtatagcttacatgtcaaagaaaaaagtaatattgtgccgatgtgtgcttttgccctgggggtgaaaaaatatatgtccaaaataagtccggaaatgggtaaactgactaattttaagtaacttttgttctatagagcttttccgccaagtcaacacttttcgagttatttgcgagtgaatatgttcatttttcaacaaaataaccacatttttagacgctttttcgcaaataactcaaaaagtaagtattttgtcgaaaaaaacgttgttagcaaaaatatagcttattaaaaagtaaaaaaaaatggtgcacgcgttaggtttctggatctcgtagaaccggagttatagccaatgaaaaatagattcatatttaccaaatttcaaatagaatatttcgacgtgaaatatccaaaaaattaagcactttttgggaaaacccattataacttttttatagtgtttaaaaaagtctttatttttgtttttataaaaagtctCTAATTAGCAACgtaaatgaaattattcgttaccgctccaaaaattattttacttatgttgtgtttatatgatctgtaagtttcgtcgattcaaagtgcttatttttgaaaaaatttggtttcaaagtaaaatttttaaaaatttaaattttgaaaaatatgcttttttttcaaaataacttaaaaattgttagagataccaaaaatctcgaaaaacaaaaaaaagtcagatttgcttttctgaatatcatgtatttttttgtttttctgttagacaaaaattgattaagatttggtgtttctaaatttgcatacattcgtgatcagtgattcgttcaacccattttaactacagccctttcaataataaggactttgcaccgatgaaacttacagatcatataaacaatatatacacgagtcaagcaacttgtgaagtcgtaacgattaagatcatttaagatactaattagggggtgattttctcgatttttttaccaataccaaaagggactaacttttttttgagcgtaacttgtttaattttgatgctagaaattttttttataaaacaaaaataaagcttttttaaacactttaaataagttgtaatgagttttccccgaaatgtgcttcatttttggttatttcacgttaaaatattccatttggaatttgacgaatatgaacctatttttattagctataactctgcttttactaggtgtagagacgtgatatatacaccatttttttttaaattttacaggctatatttttgttaagaattttttttcgacaaaatacttactatttgagttatttgcgaaaaaccgtctaaaagcgtggttattttgttgaaaaaatgaacatattgagtataaaaagtattgacttagtggaaaaactctatagaacaaaagttacttaaaattagccagtttattcatttcctgactttctttggacgaatattttttcacccccaagagggggtgaaaaccacccccatagcaaaagcacatatcggcacaatatcactttttttctttgacttgttagctatgtgtatgccaaatttcatgtcaatccaagcggttctttaaaatttagagattttgcaatattttaccgttaaagaacggactacctggtgcctaaagaagtataacttcaaaaactctaataaccggcaaaataacgcaaaagatggaaaacatattaagttgtgagataaaagagatgaacctagtggaggtgttaaatttagcgatagtaacttatagaatgccattatattgattgtttcccacctttagacgtatcggacgagtttgagaaatgccaatGTCAccgtgacagttttagttgacatactgctctgatacgtctaaaggtggtaaacaatcaatataatgtcaatttatatgttactgtCGCTAAAATTAagacctctactagttttatttctttttatctcacaattaaATATACTTTCcctcttttgcgttattttgccggttattagcgcgctcatcactgtattttgtTGATACGCCACCATgtccttaagaggatcggtacgtattttcggctgcaatgcaattcaaatggggattcatttttttcgaatcctgagaaaactaataagtatttttgaaaaatttaaacgcagaattaaagatcacgttattagcaagggccgaaagtccctgagaacttctataatgtttattttaataagttacaggggtgaaaaactaagagaaaatttagtgtgatttttaatttcaaatatatcattcaaaataaactttttatttattctaagggactttcggccctcggtaataatttagtctttcattctgcgtttaaatttttcaaaaatatttattggttttttcaggattcgaaaaaaataaacacaattccgtggtaatattttccaaatctatctttgtcttacaacgcactcaaccgaatataatattgtcagcatatattgtcagtcagacactgacagtcagtgacaattttaaatatttgacattgcatcgggaatatgttgagttattgattaaatattattgaaatatagtgtatttgataaataattgatttaagacgtgaacttaataaaaagttatttattgtgtattatttgtggaagatccaagcagagaatacatcaggataatatattctgtgatccaagtattttgttgttaaagatgttcaaaattgtaagcgttccatatcactttaacacttttcctcttttctcgattgagtattagtctttgttgtacaaataaattattacaatcacggaatacatagttagtgaaaaaattatcacatttattaactgaattaataatttccaattataaaaataacagttatccaagaacattcaaaacccatctcttgaaattaatcatgacattttcaagtagagtgacattctagtaatgtttacatatccataccagtgtgaattttactacgcgtaatttgccgtgtaaagacagaaaaagtagggatacacgtaaaatatttgcgaattatgtacccatagccttaataaaaaaacaaataatttcatattgtttattaaaaagagtactttttaagtatttaaatataataaactAATACTTTATACATCAGGTCCCCGAATTGACTTCCGTAAAATGGATACCAGTTCTGTTGATTATTGTATGTTGGAATTGCCGATGTCATTATGTGTCCAATGGTTTCGACACCGGCGCCTAAAGAGCTGCCCAAATAAAGAGTGGAGTTCCACTTCTCCCCGTTTGCTAGCCAGCCGATCCTTACAGGACGATAGTCGTCTGAGTTGAAGAGGTCCATGAATGTGTGCTGGTAAGATTTAATCCATTCGATTTTTGTTCCATTGACCACAGTCAGTATCTAAAAACAGAGATAATTTCAATTGTATTATCTGCAATTCGCTTAAAATAGTGAAATCATTTTAATTCTTCTAATTTATATTgaattttaacatttaatttatttagtttctattttaatttatttacattcactatttttacaataaaactTAATTTATAAAACGTAGTCCGTAACGTCGTCTATTACGTCACTTGTTATGACTAGTTGAAAAGcttacatccgtttatttcctccctccaaatttcactaccAGATATAATGAtgaaagatgaatgtatgtacaCTGTAGTAAAAAGTAAATATACTGGATATGAGGAAACGTAATTTAGGGGAAATTATatgttatacatattatataattataatttTCTTCGGCATTTTGTGAAATATAGGGCATGTTGTGTCTTGGTCTTGTGTCCTTTTAAAAAGTCTGaaatttcatatttcatttacatttggatttttaaacgtATCACTTATTAATGTGTTGTTGCTACGATTTTTGTTTCTTTGTGGAGAAAAACCGTTTCTGTGGTTCAATGTTTTTACATATGTAAATGTATGCATTTACAAGCATCGTCAAATCTTCATgatcttttttattgcaaattaaattgaTGTTACTTAAATCCTTAAAGTTGTGGtttcactatcaaataatttgatcgaacagtttgagcaaactcaggAAGTTACGTCACAACTGCCGTTtgtacaaattataaaaatctagtGGTTACACTATCAgtttagtttgatcaaattttgtatTAAGAGTTGTGGTAGTAGGTACACATATATCAAAACCCACAGGCATTCCAACACTTTAACGAATAATAAGCCTCAAACTCTCTCTCTATTGTAGAAGGGAGACAgtaacaaaccaaaaagaaatcAAGTCCAGATTAGGAAAAatctagaaaacaaacaagagTAACTATTGGCTACAAAAGCTGCTGTACAAAAATCAGTGTGCACGTTGAAGAAAGCAAAGCAGCGAATGATCAAcgaaacaattttaatgtgtaaCTAGGCCACGACTGATAAACATATACAGGGGCTCACAGCTTAAATTATGCAGTCACTACTCAATAAAGCTTGCTTGTGTCAGTGGCtcaatatttattagaaaaaacttACATTTTGAAAGTAGATAAGTTAGTATTAGTCTTCTAAAATAGCATAAGCTATGTTTTgggtttcaaatatgcaataattaaCACCCTCAGCGCCAGTGTATCCTTTTAGATACACACTGTCCTCAATGCTGTGTACCGAAAAAGATACACATGGCTCGTTATGTTCGATCTGTTGTGTCATCTAAAAGGACAcactttcttaagtttttatatgTAGAGAATAATGCTATGGCCTGAGCCAATTTCCTGGTATAACTGGGTTTGGCCTTACGACATGAAAATATAGGTTGTATGTAACTAGaaattcgtatgaaaaatgttgcTATGTATGGGCCAaaacaacttgctccaactcattatgcagggaaaaattcaaggaaaaagaagcataggacgATGCAGAATATCGTGCGGCtgtgcaacctgagagaatggtacggatgtaggtatatcaaacgaacttttcagagcagctgtctCCAAAGTCCTAATAGCTAAGATGTATTGTCAGAGAAATAGCAAATAATCCCAAAAAAGTGCACCAATATTGAGAGATGAGGTGGAAAGACAGTTTGGAAAAAGATGTAACCCTGAAACAATTAGACggatattacaaaaaaaataatctaCATAGCTGAACTGCAAGAAAGAAATCTTCTATCAACCAAAGAAATAAGCAACAAGGCgagttttgttttctttattagTATTCTCGAGTTCGAGTTTGGCAAGCGAGGCGAGAGGTCGTGTGGCAGGtgtattggcgataaggtaatttcgaattcgaaacctatcacaataaaaacaccggttttttaaaagacctatcgttatcgataatcgttaaacttaaaaagcgttcttgtgcgaaataaaaataaacttctaagtgtataataataatatttatattagtgctgaggttaacatttaatttaaaatggccagtggcggaacaggaacaatccgaaaggaaacctatagaaagaatgaagaactatctgatagtggcgacgaagaatctaagaagaaaaaatataaagaagataaattatattttgaaaagagtaacctgacgagacgaacaccgaataaaagcaacgacacaaatgaagagatgataaaaatgatgcgggaagttatgtggaaaaatgatgaaatgatggcagaaataagaaccatacggaaagaccaaaaagaaacgatggaatatattaaggagctgaaagaaaaaaacgaaaaattggaagaaggtttaaaaatggcaaacaatagaatagaacaattggaaaaagatagacggagaaataatatagtattaaaaggcctaacactagatgctaccgacggaaagcctgtaaaggagtcagtagaacacttcataggaagaaatctgaaattagaggtcagactgagaggagcggtgaagatcggcgaccaaatctttgtagcagaaatggaaaacctaacggataagatgagtgtactaaaaaacaaaggaaaactgaaaaatctacagggacaaaaggtgtatatagaatcagatttaacaagaaaggaaagggaaatacaagcaaaaattaggaaaatggcaaaagaagaaaaagacaaaggtaatactacgaagataggatatatgaaactggagattaatggaaaggagtggaaatgggaccataataaagagaaacttatactaactcacagaaatatcggggaagggacttcaaaaaactaaaagaaaataatgagaccggacccacaacaatgacaaccaaggcaatgaatgggaaaagcgatagggaaaaagatgatgcaaaggtaaacaaggatgaaaataggaaaaaggggaaagctagattgcagaaaaaaggagagataaaaatgggaacatggaatgtgagaagcatcaatggaaaagaggaagaactggtagaagatatgataagacaaaaaatagaaatactaggaataacagaaacgaagatgaaaggaaaaggtcttaagaaaatacacaaaggatattggttactttgggtaggagcggatacaaaagagagagcaaaagaaggagtcgggataataattgcaccgaatagactacaacacgttatagaagaaacatatgttaaccagagaatattatcggtgaaaattaaactgatggacgaagaaatatggacaataataacagcctacggagtaaatgaagatgcaagaaaggaagagaaagataaatttttcgaggagctccaaatgcaaattgataatggggaagaaaacataattgtaatgggagatctaaacggtagagtcggaaacaacaacagcggaatagaggagtgcatgggaaaagaaggagaagaaatgctaaacagaaatggtgaaagaataatagaaatatgtatggagaataaactagttataacaaatacaaaatttaaacataaagaagtacacaaatacacgagagtacaagacagcagaaacgaaaaatcaatcatagattactttttggtaagcagcaacaaatggaaaagagtacaggatacgaaagtgaaaagaggctcggagattggcagtgaccaccatctagtaataatgagaatgagaacaacagaggaaaaagaagaaaagagaagaaaggtagtaaatgaaaaaataaaaagttacaaattaaaagaggaaatatataagaagaaattccaagaaaacttagataatactttgaaaggtagggcaaaaaatacaaatatagaaaaaaaatgggaatatctaaaaaccagcgtaatcaaagcagctgaggaaacttgcgggaaagcaaaaatagcaaacactaacatgaggagaacagaatggtggacggaagaaatacgagagaaaataaagaacaaaaaagacaaatggaaaagatacctaagcacaaaacacccggaagattacgaagcatataaagaaaaaaggaaagaggttaaaatagcggtgaaagcaggaaaggaaaggtcatgggagatatttggacaaaaaatgacaaaaaattatagggaaaaccaaaaactcttctacggcgcattaaaacaactcagacaaaagaaagagcacacgatgccgaatataaaagacaagaatggaaacgtactaacagaagaaaaacaaataatggaaagatggagagaacatttcaaagagctaactcatgtagacaaggacaacataggggagatacaagaaaggaatgaagaacaacaagtggaatccataacaagagaggaattagagaaagcaatagaaagagtaaaactgggcaaagcaccaggcaaggatcatatcaccccggaaatgataaaattcatggggacagagggaatggatagcatgaaagaactaatgaattatatcataaatagagcagaattaccaaaggactggaagaaagacattatattaccaatacacaaaaagggagacaagagaaactgtaataattaccgaggtatcaccatatcaagtatccctgggaaggtattagcaagaatactagagacaagaataaaaacacaaatagaaacaactatggaagacacacagtgtggattcaggaaggacagaagcacgcaagacctaatattcacattaagacaagtaagtgagaaggtaatcaagaaaaatagagagatacatatgtgcttcattgacctggaaaaggcgtttgacagaatccgaagaaaggacgtttggaagacactaacagaaaggggagtcgacagacacataatagaagtaataaaggatatgtacaaaaataatacaaatacagtaagaaccaataacgaggaatccagagaattttctacaagtcaaggcgtcaaacagggatgcgtgctgagtccactgctattctcagtggtactggatgaagcgataaagaaagccaagagaagaatgagaaaactaacattaggatactggcaaatgaaacagactcaactatcggagctactatttgcagacgacatggtattgatagcagaaaacagagaagacttacagaacaatcttgaaatcctagaagaagaactatcaaacataaatatgaaaattaatacagagaaaacaaaaacaatgataatttcaaatacgaggaagacacacgcaatagaattagacgggaaacaactagagcaagtggaatattttaaatacctaggagtaataatcgaatcaaatggtaaacaagacatggaaataaacgagagaatgggacgaacaggaagcttatttaacactatgaaaacaacattttttgggaaaaaagggataccggaaaaagtaaaaacggcagtcgttaaatcagtagttagaccaacaatcatgtatagcagcgagacatggacattgacggggagacaaaaatccagagtcaatgctatggaaatgaggttcctgaggaaaatagcaaacagaaaaaggacagacaaaatacgaaacgaaacaattagacaaaacctaaaactagaaccaatcaatgaaaaaatagtagaaggacaacttagatggttcgggcacgtgtgtagaatgtcgaacgagaggctaacaaaacgagtgttcgaaacgagagtgcaggggaaaaacaaaagagggagaccaagagttatgtgggtagatgaaatcaggaaagaagtcgagaagaagggattgacattggaaagtgcaagaaacctagcgcaagatcggaaagcatggagactacaatgccaaactcaactccaccagccttacacctaaaggtagaaaggcttaggactaagtaagtaagtaagtattctCCTTTAAAAGTTTACATCATTTTagctgatatcaaaatcatacacaaaataattaaagGATTATTGTTATTTAAGTATGGTATATTTGAAACCCAAAACATAGCTTATGCTATTTGAGGACTTATTAGTAACttactttcagtatgtaatttttttctaacatTCAGTCACTGACACAAGCTAGTTTTATTGAGTAGCGATTGTATTATTTCAGAATTGAGGCTGTGAGTCACTGTAGGTGCAGTACAATAATTTTGCTTATAAAATTTATcagtaataatatttatttacatcaaaataaaaattccatcagATGATGTCTAACAGCTGATTGTCATTTGTCTTAGTATTGCTTAATTTTCTGACCAATACGAACACAGATATGACGTGGGTAGTTCTAATCAATAAAATCGTGGAATTCATAGCGGTTATTAACGGCTCGTGTTGAGAGCAGTCTAGCAAGAGTTAGTCTTTGATCTCAGTAGAGAAAAATAAATCTAGCTAGACTGTAGGTAGTGGACACACGGTCTTGAGCATGTTGTTAGAGACACTTTAAACTATTTGATCGACTAAATGGAGTGACCTTGTCTAGAGAGAGAGTGATCTTTCGCAGAACGAAACTTACCATGTGTGATAAAATTAAAATGAGATAAAAATATGACATTAGAATTAATTGAATTGACTGAAATGCATCGCGAATTGTGGAATGTTTCATTGAGGGACTACAGAAATAGAgatttaaaagcaaaatttacAAAAGAAATAATTGCAATCAGTACTTCTAGAGAgtagtttgcaattgtagtagccaacctccattgaggggAGGGCACTTTAAGAACAAGAATTCATCTCTGAAATTCGAAAAATAAAAAGATACATACATCCACTGTCTATACTACACTCTATCCAGTGTACACACCAAGTATGGAAGTCTATCCCAAATTAATCTCAGATAACTCCAGATAACTCTAGAGACTAAAATGATTGTAGTGTGTACAGTTTATTAGATTTACCAGCTAGCGTCTCTACAATCTAGCTAGATTTCACTTTAACTCTACAGTGTACATTCTCCTTAAATAATCGTCCAAAAAATAAAGGGGCCGAGGACTTTTGGCTAACACTGTAGAGTCttcaaaataaacttaaaaacaaatcTATAAGCAAAATTTACCTCAATGTTCTTTGTGAGCGTGTATATACTCTGCGGAGTACAAAGGTCGATCGACAATTTTCCAGGTAACACACCACCAGCTACATAACCATTGTAGTCACTTCCAGAATAATTTTCATCATCTTCATCTGCACTGAGGAAGGAACGGGCTACATACGTTGGATCACCATCAGCAGTTGATCCGCCTATTATAGCATTCTCTGGTATTTCTCCGGTATACTGCACCCAATCGAAATGTATATCTagagtataaaaaataaatttttggaaattctAGTACTAGAGGACTACAAAGAGACAATAACAAGAGAGCCGAGGGGATGCCAAAAATCGAAAATAAGAAATAGAGTAATACCTCGACTTACGCTACCCCGACATACGCGAACCCAGAGTTACGCGATTTTCAAATCTTGTCGATTTTTTATTTGATAtgcaattttaaaattttgtcgatTCATTATTTAAGCGCCACACAATCGTTTAGTTATCGACGAGATAGAATTACCACCCACACACTATTGCTCATCCAATGTTTGAAATTTTCACACGGAATCAgcgattttattttgtattaggtatttcttatctacagttttgTCTAATGGAGTGGGTATTTATTACTTTTATAAAGATATTTCTTGTTTTATATCTAAGAAGACTTGAAAGAGTAATAATGTCATCCAAACATACATAATACGAAATTATACCCTGACTGTGTCCGGACTCGGACGCACCCTACGGCAAAAGGATGAAAGATGGattaaagcgctggtttcctcgaaagcggtgctgacaacctgcgatcgtaacactgcgatggATGACATCATAAAAAATTGTACCATGCAAtataatagcgttggtttccaaggatgcgttggaagccaccgcttgctgagcttgcacattccattgccgcagtgaagaaccttgaatttttcaccgtaatctgacgcaATTCaccgcagtgctacggtcgctgtttgtcggtgccgctttcgaggaaaccagcgcttaagatgattatacattggaaaccgtggaaccacaaacgaaaaaggggaaggccaca
This genomic window from Diabrotica virgifera virgifera chromosome 1, PGI_DIABVI_V3a contains:
- the LOC114333322 gene encoding uncharacterized protein LOC114333322 isoform X2: MKIVLLVLFAACLSQAKINQDIHFDWVQYTGEIPENAIIGGSTADGDPTYVARSFLSADEDDENYSGSDYNGYVAGGVLPGKLSIDLCTPQSIYTLTKNIEILTVVNGTKIEWIKSYQHTFMDLFNSDDYRPVRIGWLANGEKWNSTLYLGSSLGAGVETIGHIMTSAIPTYNNQQNWYPFYGSQFGDLMYKVLVYYI